In Pyxidicoccus xibeiensis, the following proteins share a genomic window:
- a CDS encoding radical SAM protein, protein MRVSRFDEALDVHTATEAELGARLERLWDQEPLLRPQPEMHDYQLTYPPAVQMEKRPGYQRSPTDEEYLRDAVGPFGAGGYYFHFGFCRYRCRYCFHYELVTKHTDELMSRYVNALGLEMRRVRELTPRLKRALYFLGGGTPTALPLHLLERFLERLLFHFGPPMTSMSTVEAKPVTASEEKLQALVRAGFRRINLGVQTLDPELYAFHHQKEELRIAFEAIERARQCGFEFVNIDIMTGLERQTPESWRKTLAELERLATSGAVDSVFIYPYHDDPRSGTYGKPGAVPSWVQTAHSDAQARAMFSRLGWKELGARFYRSPRHVRRELFELARVRVNPAYGEVLYHGLGNSSFSIGDRATFLNHRDVNDYCAAVEKGGLGIAYWRTLDDAQRATRDVTFDLLYSPFTRVRSRAKKYGAETMVAHRERLARWVELGLGEENRLLGTFSLSPLGKLVHQQLIPQHYLPEDRRELAEAMELRQQAGRRYRGY, encoded by the coding sequence ATGAGGGTTTCCCGGTTCGACGAAGCGCTGGACGTGCACACCGCAACGGAGGCGGAGCTGGGAGCGCGGCTGGAGCGACTCTGGGACCAGGAGCCGCTCTTGCGGCCCCAGCCAGAGATGCACGACTACCAGCTCACGTACCCGCCCGCCGTGCAGATGGAGAAGCGCCCCGGGTACCAGCGCTCGCCCACGGACGAGGAGTACCTGCGTGACGCGGTGGGCCCGTTCGGCGCGGGCGGCTACTACTTCCACTTCGGCTTCTGTCGCTATCGCTGCCGCTACTGCTTCCACTACGAGCTGGTGACGAAGCACACCGACGAGCTGATGTCGCGGTATGTGAATGCGCTCGGGCTGGAGATGCGGCGCGTCCGCGAGCTGACGCCCCGGCTCAAGCGCGCGCTGTACTTCCTGGGCGGCGGCACGCCCACCGCCCTGCCCCTGCACCTGCTGGAGCGGTTCCTGGAGCGGCTGCTGTTCCACTTCGGCCCGCCGATGACGTCGATGAGCACCGTGGAGGCGAAGCCGGTGACGGCCTCCGAGGAGAAGCTCCAGGCGCTGGTGCGGGCGGGCTTCCGCCGCATCAACCTGGGCGTGCAGACGCTGGACCCGGAGCTCTACGCCTTCCACCACCAGAAGGAGGAGCTGCGCATCGCCTTCGAGGCCATCGAGCGCGCCCGACAGTGCGGCTTCGAGTTCGTCAACATCGACATCATGACAGGGCTGGAGAGGCAGACGCCCGAGTCCTGGCGGAAGACGCTCGCGGAGCTGGAGCGGCTGGCGACGAGTGGCGCGGTGGACAGCGTCTTCATCTACCCGTACCACGATGACCCGCGCAGCGGGACGTACGGCAAGCCCGGCGCGGTGCCGTCCTGGGTGCAGACGGCGCACAGCGATGCACAGGCACGGGCGATGTTCTCGCGGCTCGGGTGGAAGGAGCTGGGAGCGCGATTCTACCGCTCGCCCCGGCACGTGCGGCGCGAGCTGTTCGAGCTTGCGCGCGTGCGCGTGAATCCTGCGTACGGCGAGGTGCTGTACCACGGGCTCGGGAACTCGAGCTTCTCGATTGGGGACCGGGCCACGTTCCTCAACCACCGCGACGTGAACGACTACTGCGCGGCGGTGGAGAAGGGCGGGCTGGGCATCGCGTACTGGCGGACGCTCGACGATGCGCAGCGGGCGACGCGGGACGTGACGTTCGACCTGCTCTACAGCCCGTTCACCCGGGTGCGCTCGCGCGCGAAGAAGTACGGCGCGGAGACGATGGTGGCGCACCGCGAGCGGCTGGCGCGGTGGGTGGAGCTGGGACTGGGCGAGGAGAACCGGCTGCTCGGCACGTTCAGCCTGTCGCCGCTGGGCAAGCTGGTGCACCAGCAGCTGATTCCCCAGCACTACCTGCCCGAGGACCGCCGCGAGCTGGCCGAGGCGATGGAGCTGCGCCAGCAGGCGGGACGGCGGTACCGGGGGTACTGA
- a CDS encoding Uma2 family endonuclease, with amino-acid sequence MGEIIDGTLYVHPRPRAGHTDILSGLLTEIRGPFQHGRGGPGGWWIHAEPGIRVGGSPEFVPDLAGWRRERAPRGVPDGSWSIAPDWACEILSPSKRGYDQRIKRPFYARIGIRHLWFIDLESRTLTASELRDGGWWELGVYGEDDVVRVAPFDAIELRLGELWPIIDTR; translated from the coding sequence GTGGGCGAGATCATCGATGGAACGCTGTACGTGCATCCCCGGCCCCGGGCCGGACACACCGACATCCTGAGCGGATTGCTCACGGAAATCCGGGGCCCCTTCCAGCATGGAAGAGGAGGTCCCGGAGGCTGGTGGATCCACGCCGAGCCGGGCATCCGGGTGGGTGGCTCCCCGGAGTTCGTCCCGGACCTCGCTGGCTGGCGCAGGGAGCGTGCGCCCCGGGGCGTGCCCGACGGCTCCTGGAGCATCGCCCCGGACTGGGCGTGTGAAATCCTCTCGCCCTCGAAGCGAGGATATGACCAGCGCATCAAGCGTCCCTTCTACGCGCGCATCGGCATCCGCCACCTCTGGTTCATCGACCTGGAGAGCCGAACGCTCACCGCGAGCGAGCTGAGGGATGGCGGCTGGTGGGAGCTGGGCGTCTACGGAGAGGACGACGTCGTCCGCGTGGCCCCCTTCGACGCCATCGAACTCCGGCTGGGCGAGCTGTGGCCCATCATCGACACGCGCTGA
- a CDS encoding DoxX family protein, whose amino-acid sequence MTSAAPQPAAPEPLALHPSPPLPGPPMTVAAPEPWGLVRRIAFRFALAYLFLYSFPSPLDALPGTDSLVKAISEVGHTVIPWVGKHVLRLETDITIFTNGSGDTTYNYVQVLVLFAVALVAAAVGSIVDRRRTQYVQAHDVLRVYVRYVLAMSMLSYGLAKVFHIQFSFPQPERFVQPLGEFSPMGLVWTFMGYSSGYTFLAGAAECVGGLLLLFRRTTSLGAVVLIGVMGNVVALNFFYDIPVKLYSSHLLLMAVFLLLPDAQRLLHVLLLNRPTTPRKLATPVPLSQREARGVLALRVLFLGAVAWAFFQEFSALNAWFKAAAQHALLGLYTVESFTRDGQVLPPLLGDTTRWRYAAVSSHGRMTVRLMDDTAKRFGLKDDAAKGTVTLTDGTGDAAKTSVLTYSQPDAEHLVLQGPFQDGTIEVHLKKVDVSQFLLVRRGFNWIQEYPFNR is encoded by the coding sequence ATGACCTCCGCCGCGCCCCAGCCCGCAGCCCCCGAGCCGCTCGCGCTCCATCCCTCCCCGCCCCTGCCAGGGCCGCCGATGACAGTCGCCGCGCCGGAGCCCTGGGGCCTCGTGCGGCGCATCGCCTTCCGGTTCGCTCTCGCCTACCTGTTCCTCTACTCCTTCCCGTCCCCGCTGGACGCCCTGCCCGGCACGGACAGCCTCGTCAAGGCCATCAGCGAGGTCGGCCACACCGTCATTCCCTGGGTGGGCAAGCACGTGCTGCGCCTGGAGACGGACATCACCATCTTCACCAACGGCAGCGGCGACACCACGTACAACTACGTGCAGGTGCTCGTCCTCTTCGCAGTCGCCCTCGTCGCGGCGGCGGTGGGGTCCATCGTCGACCGGCGCCGCACCCAGTACGTCCAGGCGCACGACGTGCTGCGCGTCTACGTCCGGTACGTGCTGGCCATGAGCATGCTGTCCTACGGCCTGGCCAAGGTCTTCCACATACAGTTCTCCTTCCCCCAACCGGAGCGCTTCGTCCAGCCGCTGGGCGAGTTCTCCCCCATGGGACTGGTGTGGACCTTCATGGGCTACTCGAGCGGCTACACCTTCCTCGCCGGCGCCGCGGAGTGCGTGGGCGGCCTGCTGCTGCTCTTCCGCCGCACCACCTCGCTGGGCGCGGTGGTCCTCATCGGCGTCATGGGCAACGTGGTGGCCCTCAACTTCTTCTACGACATCCCCGTCAAGCTCTACTCGTCACACCTGCTGCTGATGGCGGTGTTCCTGCTGCTGCCGGACGCCCAGCGGCTCCTCCATGTCCTGCTGCTCAACCGCCCCACCACCCCCCGGAAGCTTGCCACGCCCGTGCCTCTCTCCCAGCGCGAGGCACGGGGCGTGCTCGCCCTGAGGGTGCTCTTCCTGGGCGCGGTGGCCTGGGCGTTCTTCCAGGAGTTCAGCGCACTCAACGCCTGGTTCAAAGCCGCCGCGCAGCATGCCCTCCTCGGCCTGTACACCGTCGAGTCCTTCACCCGCGACGGGCAGGTGCTGCCACCCCTGCTGGGCGACACCACGCGGTGGCGGTATGCGGCCGTCAGCAGCCATGGCCGGATGACCGTCCGGCTGATGGATGACACCGCGAAGCGCTTCGGGCTGAAGGACGACGCGGCGAAAGGCACCGTCACGCTCACCGACGGCACGGGGGACGCGGCGAAGACGAGCGTGCTCACGTACTCCCAGCCGGACGCGGAGCACCTCGTCCTCCAGGGCCCCTTCCAGGACGGCACCATCGAAGTCCACCTCAAGAAGGTGGACGTGTCGCAGTTCCTGCTCGTCCGCCGCGGCTTCAACTGGATACAGGAGTACCCCTTCAACCGCTGA
- a CDS encoding MBL fold metallo-hydrolase, with the protein MTKPLALLLLCAPLLGGCLFAGPRHQGPVTAHFDGEQFHNLEPVERLGLGDVFDALRAEPRGPWREYEEHPPGRPPPERVGAGQLRVTFINHATVLLQADGLNVLTDPIYSDRPSPVPFLGPHRVRPPGIRFEDLPPIDVVMVSHNHYDHMDLPTLRRLEQAHHPLFVVGLGNKALLDGEGFGRVVELDWWQGTEVAPGRTVTAVPAQHRSNRGLTDVSATLWAGYVLSTSGGPVLFAGDTGYGPQFAMMAERFGPMRLSVLPIGAYRPTAFRPVHMGPEEALQAHKVLRAATSVAMHYGTFELALDGQDEAKYHLLWLLAREPVRPRFWALAFGEGRDVPPLEPASTPAAASRD; encoded by the coding sequence ATGACGAAGCCCCTCGCGCTGCTGCTGCTGTGTGCTCCGCTGCTCGGCGGCTGTCTCTTCGCGGGCCCGCGCCACCAGGGCCCGGTGACGGCGCACTTCGACGGTGAGCAGTTCCACAACCTGGAGCCCGTGGAGCGGCTCGGCCTGGGAGACGTGTTCGATGCGCTCCGCGCGGAGCCCCGGGGCCCGTGGCGCGAGTACGAGGAGCATCCGCCGGGCCGTCCTCCCCCGGAGCGGGTAGGGGCAGGGCAGCTGCGCGTGACGTTCATCAACCACGCCACGGTGCTGCTCCAGGCGGACGGGCTGAACGTCCTGACGGACCCCATCTACTCGGACCGGCCGAGCCCGGTGCCCTTCCTGGGGCCGCACCGGGTGCGGCCGCCGGGCATCCGCTTCGAGGACCTGCCGCCCATCGACGTGGTGATGGTGAGCCACAACCACTACGACCACATGGACCTGCCCACGCTGCGGCGGCTGGAGCAGGCGCACCACCCGCTCTTCGTCGTCGGGCTGGGCAACAAGGCGCTGCTGGACGGCGAGGGCTTCGGGCGGGTGGTGGAGCTGGACTGGTGGCAGGGCACGGAGGTGGCGCCGGGGCGGACGGTGACGGCGGTGCCGGCGCAGCACCGCTCCAACCGGGGGCTGACGGACGTGTCCGCGACGCTGTGGGCGGGCTACGTGCTGTCCACGTCGGGCGGGCCGGTGCTCTTCGCGGGGGACACGGGCTACGGCCCGCAGTTCGCGATGATGGCCGAGCGCTTCGGGCCCATGCGGCTGTCGGTGCTGCCCATCGGCGCCTACCGGCCGACGGCGTTCCGGCCGGTGCACATGGGGCCGGAGGAAGCGCTCCAGGCGCACAAGGTGCTGCGCGCGGCCACGTCGGTGGCCATGCACTACGGCACCTTCGAGCTGGCGCTGGATGGCCAGGACGAGGCGAAGTACCACCTGCTGTGGCTGCTGGCGCGAGAGCCGGTGCGCCCGCGCTTCTGGGCCCTGGCCTTTGGCGAGGGCCGGGACGTGCCCCCGCTGGAGCCGGCGAGCACCCCCGCCGCCGCCAGCCGCGACTGA
- a CDS encoding FAD-dependent oxidoreductase — MEASPTPVEPALDPSDPYARAAQTFPHVSAEMGERIAAYGTEERLPGGTLLFQRGDRGVDFFFVREGAVEVFDFDPHGEPHVFAVHGEQEFTGELDLFTDHPFLASARTRGDSVVVRVKQQDFRRMVSSEPDIGEVIMRAFILRRVGLIRHAQAGVVLVGSGHCADMLRMQRFLTRNGYPFRLLDIDDDPDADGYLSCFKLTPDQLPVVIAPGRHVLHNPSNSALADDLGISEQVDPEHVHDVAVVGAGPAGLAAAVYAASEGLGTVVIESLAPGGQAGTSSKIENYLGFPTGISGEALAGRAQVQARKFGARIVVSRPVIGIDCERRPYRLHLEDGRMVTARTVVIATGARYRKLDVPDLARFEGQGIHYAATAMESHLCAGEEVIVVGGGNSAGQAAIYLSRTVAHVHMLVRASGLAATMSDYLVQRIASSPRVTLYTHSEITALQGDLLLREVTWVHRKTGERTTRRIGNVFVMIGAEPNTDWLNGCLELDGKGFIRTGQDAQGQALASPYATSRPGIYAVGDVRSGSVKRVASGVGEGSVVVQAIHGFLNPGVV; from the coding sequence ATGGAGGCGTCCCCCACTCCCGTCGAGCCGGCGCTGGACCCGAGCGACCCCTACGCGCGCGCGGCGCAGACCTTTCCCCATGTCAGCGCGGAGATGGGCGAGCGCATCGCCGCCTATGGAACGGAGGAGCGGCTGCCTGGCGGCACGCTCCTCTTCCAGCGGGGAGACCGGGGCGTCGACTTCTTCTTCGTGCGCGAGGGCGCTGTCGAGGTCTTCGACTTCGACCCCCACGGCGAGCCCCACGTCTTCGCCGTCCACGGCGAGCAGGAGTTCACCGGCGAGCTGGACCTCTTCACGGACCATCCCTTCCTCGCGAGCGCCCGCACCCGCGGCGACAGCGTGGTGGTCCGGGTGAAGCAGCAGGACTTCCGGCGCATGGTGAGCAGCGAGCCCGACATCGGCGAGGTCATCATGCGCGCGTTCATCCTGCGCCGCGTGGGGCTCATCCGCCATGCGCAGGCCGGAGTGGTGCTGGTTGGCTCCGGCCACTGCGCCGACATGCTTCGGATGCAGCGCTTCCTGACGCGCAATGGCTATCCCTTCCGGCTGCTGGACATCGACGACGACCCGGACGCCGACGGCTACCTGTCCTGCTTCAAGCTGACGCCCGACCAGCTTCCCGTGGTCATCGCCCCGGGCCGGCACGTGCTCCACAACCCGTCCAACTCCGCGCTGGCGGATGACCTGGGCATCAGCGAGCAGGTGGACCCCGAGCATGTCCACGACGTCGCCGTGGTGGGCGCCGGCCCGGCGGGGCTCGCCGCCGCCGTGTACGCGGCCTCCGAGGGGCTGGGGACGGTCGTCATCGAGTCCCTGGCACCCGGAGGACAGGCGGGGACGAGCTCGAAGATAGAGAACTACCTCGGCTTTCCCACCGGCATCTCCGGCGAGGCGCTCGCGGGCAGGGCGCAGGTGCAGGCGCGGAAGTTCGGCGCGCGCATCGTCGTCTCCCGCCCCGTGATTGGCATCGACTGTGAGCGCAGGCCCTACCGCCTGCACCTGGAGGACGGGCGCATGGTGACGGCGCGCACGGTGGTCATCGCCACCGGGGCGCGCTACCGCAAGCTCGACGTCCCCGACCTGGCGCGCTTCGAGGGCCAGGGCATCCACTACGCCGCCACGGCCATGGAGTCGCACCTGTGCGCGGGGGAGGAGGTCATCGTCGTGGGCGGTGGGAACTCCGCCGGCCAGGCCGCCATCTACCTGTCGCGCACCGTGGCCCATGTACACATGCTCGTGCGCGCCAGCGGGCTGGCCGCGACGATGTCCGACTACCTCGTCCAGCGAATCGCCTCGTCGCCCCGAGTCACGCTGTACACACACAGCGAAATCACCGCGCTGCAAGGAGACCTGCTCCTGCGCGAGGTGACGTGGGTCCACCGCAAGACGGGGGAGCGCACCACGCGCCGCATCGGCAACGTCTTCGTGATGATTGGCGCGGAGCCGAACACCGACTGGCTCAATGGCTGCCTCGAGCTGGACGGCAAGGGCTTCATCCGGACGGGACAGGACGCCCAGGGACAGGCACTCGCCTCGCCCTATGCCACGTCACGCCCTGGCATCTACGCGGTGGGAGACGTGCGCTCCGGCTCCGTGAAGCGCGTGGCCTCGGGCGTCGGTGAGGGCTCGGTGGTGGTGCAGGCCATTCACGGCTTCCTCAACCCCGGGGTGGTGTGA